The uncultured Subdoligranulum sp. genomic sequence GCCCGCCGGACTATTTTGCCGAGGACGGCCAGCTTTGGGGCAACCCCCTCTACGACTGGGACTACCACAAGCGCACCGGCTACGCCTGGTGGATCGGCCGGGTGCGGCATGCGCTGTCCATCTACGATATTCTGCGCATCGACCATTTCCGCGGGTTCGACACCTACTGGGCCATCCCGGCGGGGGACCCCACGGCCCGCAACGGCCGCTGGGAGCAGGGCCCCGGCATGGAGCTGTTCCGGGCGCTGCATGAGGCCATGGGGGATCTGCCCATCGTGGCGGAGGACCTGGGAGAGATGTTCCCCTCGGTGCGGCAGCTGCTGAAGGAGAGCGGCTTCCCCGGCATGAAGGTGCTGCAGTTTGCCTTCAGCGGCCAGGACAGCGAGGACCTGCCCCACAACTATCCGCGCAACTGCGTGGCCTACCCTGGCACCCACGACAACAACACCCTGGCCGGCTGGTTTGCCGGGGAGGTGGGGACGGCGGGACGCCAGCAGGCCATCGACTACTTTGCCCTCACCGAGCAGGAGGGATACCTGCGGGGTCTTTTGCGCGGCGTGCTGGCCAGCCCGGCGGCGCTGGCGGTGATCCCCATGGCGGACTGGCTGGAAGCGCCCGCCGAAGCCCGTATGAACACCCCCGGCAAGGCCCAGGGCAACTGGCAGTGGCGCGCCGAGGCGAAGGCGCTGACCCCGGCCCTGGCCAAGGAGATCCGCACCCTGACCGCGCGGTACTTCCGCACCGAGCCCCAGCCCCCGGCCGGGAAAGAGGAGTGATTTGTAAACATCGCCAGTATTTCCACCGTCTGCCGCGAAATTCTTTGTGCAAGGGCTACCTAGGAAAAAGTCCCAAATTGTGGTAAAATAATACCAATATATATAATGCCGTTCTGCGGGACGGAAGATGCTTTTCGCAAGTGAGGGAGCGATATGAAGCTGAAATATACGAAGGAGGAACTGGCGGTTGAGGTAACAGCGCTGGAACAGGTCTTCGATCAGGTGCAGATTGTGGACCCCTACCGCGGGGCGCTGCTGGACCCTGTGACGCTGGAACCGGGCGAGGAGTGCGGCTCGGTGCCGATGCTGGATGACGGCGGCCGCGGTCTGCAGTTCGACCAGGACAAAATGCGCATCTACCAGGGCATCCGGGTGGAGGATCACCCCTGTGTGCTGCTGGTGCATTTCCGCATTCCCCATGACAGCAATGTGTCGGCGGGGGCGCAGAATTCCTACGACCGGGCCATGGCCCAGTACCAGGACGATATGCGCCGGGACTACATCACCGGTGTGTACAATGCCCGGTATATCCAGGAGGAATACCGCAGCTACGCCGAAAAGCAGGCCATGCAGGGCAAGCCGGTGGGCGCCGTGATGCTGCGCGTCAACGAATACTGGAACCTGCGGGACAAGGAGTCCGAGCAGGCGGCGGAGTGCTGCCTGAACACGGCGGCGGGCATTCTGCAGCTGGCCGTGGGCACCGACCGTGACCACGCCGTGCTGGCCCGGCTGGAGGACGGCCTGTTTGTGGCCATCACGGTGGGCATGCCGGCGGCCCGGCTGGCCCAGACCATCCAGGAGGCGCTGGAATCTTCCCGCAAGGTGTTCAGCATCACGCTGGCACGGCGGGGCACCTTCACGGTGAGCACCGCCAGCGCCGAATGGGGCGAGACTTCCTCCTGGGAAATGATGCTCTCCCTGGCCCAGCAGCGTCTGTGATCTTTGCATAAAACGAACCCCCCTGTGTACATACTATGCTTGACGCAAGTACACAAGGGGGTTTTTACTATGCAAAGCGACAACGAAAAGATGCTGCAGGAAATCGTCCAGAACACCGAACTGGGTAAGAACACGCTGGACGAGCTGATGGGGCTGACCCACGACCAGAAGCTGAAGGATGAGATGATGCGTCAGAAGCGGGAGTACCGGCGGATCAACCAGGCGGCGCACACGGCGCTGGATGCCATCGGCGCCCAGGCTAAGGGCCAGAGCGCGGCCAACCGGATGAGTGTGAGCATGGGCATCCGCACCCGCACCATGATGGACAAATCCACCCGCAACCTGGCCACCATGCTGGCGGAGGGCAGCGGCCAGGGGGTGCTGGACTGCAAGCGGGCTGAGAAGGACTATCCCACCGCCAGCCCCGGCGCCAAGAAACTCTGCGGCGAGCTGGAGGAACTCCAGGCCCGGGCGGAGAGCACCTGGCGGGAATTCATCTGACGGCCCTTGCGGGCGGGCGGCCGGACTGGTATAATCAGGGCAGAATGCGAAAAAGGAAGGGATCTGCCCGTGAGAATCCTGGTCAGTGCCTGTCTGCTGGGGGAAAACTGCAAGTATAACGGCGGCAACAACCGCTGTGAAGCGCTGCTGCGGCGGCTGCAGGGCCATGAGGTCCTGCCGGTCTGCCCCGAGGTGCTCAGCGGCCTGGGCGTGCCCCGGCCCTGCGTGGAGCTGCGGGACGGTGTGGCCTACAACCAGTACGGCGAGAATGTGGACGCCGCCTTCCGGGCCGGGGTGGAAAAGGCCCTGGCGCAGATCGAAGGGCAGCAGATAGATCTGGTGGTGCTGCAATCCCGCAGCCCCACCTGCGGTGTCAAACAGATCTATGATGGCACCTTCTCCCGCCGTCTCATCCCTGGCCAGGGCATGCTGGCGGCGGCGCTCACCGCCCGGGGCTACCGGGTGGTGGATGTGGAGGACATCGCCACCGTGCCGGAACTCTGAACCAAGAAAAAAGCGGGACGCCCCCCGGGCGTCCCGCTTTTGCTGTCTTTTACAGATGCTCGATCATGGTGGTGACGATCTCGGTGGCGGTCTTCACATAGTCCGCAATGCTGAACTGCTTGACCACCAGCACTTCGTAGCCGCTCTCGTCGGCGTTGTCGCTCATGGCGCGCAGCACCACGCAGGGCACCCCGTTGCGGCCCGCCACCTGGCTGACCGCGGCGCCTTCCATCTCCACACAGTCGGGATGGCATTTCTCCTCGATGGCCTTCTTGGTGGCGGCATCCCCCACAAAGGTGTCGCCGGTGGCGATCCTGCCGGCGATGGCCTTCACGCCGCAGGCCTGGCAGGCATCCAGCGCCGCCTGCACCAGGGCGGGATCACCCCGGTATTCCTTCAAGAACGGCGCGCTCTGGGCCAGCATGTCCAGCTGGGCGTCGTGGTAGAACACCGTCTCGCCCACGCATACGTCGCCGATGCCGATCTTGCTGGTCATGTTGCCGGCGATGCCGCTGAAAATCAGATGGTCGATGCCGTACCTGGTGCAGAGCACCTGCACGGTGCTGGCGGCGTTGGCCTTGCCCATGCCGGCGCAGCAGACCACCACCTGCCTGCCCTGCAGCGTGCCGCAGTGGTAGTCCACCCCGGCGTAGTGCTCGCAGGTCACATCCTGCAGCCGGGCACAGAGCTGGTCCACTTCCTCGGGCATGGCGCCCATAATGCCGATGATCATACTGTGCCTCCCATCAGACGTTGAACAGGAACTCGATCACGTCGCCGTCCTGCACCACATAGTCCTTGCCCTCGGTGTGCTGCAGGCCCTTGGATTTCACCGCCGCGTAGTTGAAGTCGGCGTCGGCCAGGTCCTGGTAGTGGATGACCTGGGCACGGATGAAGCCCCGCTCGAAATCCGAGTGGATCTTGCCAGCGGCCTGGGGGGCCTTGGTGCCCTTTTTGATGGTCCAGGCGCGGCATTCCTTCTTGCCGTCCGTCAGGAAGCTGATGAGGCCCAGCAGTTCATAGCTGGCCTTGATCAGCTTGTCCAGGCCGGTGGACTCGATGCCCATCTCCTGCAGGAAAGCCAGTTTCTCCTCCGGCGTGGAATCGGCGATATCCTCCTCGGTCTTGGCGCAGATGGGCAGCGCCTGGGCGCCCTCGGCCTCGGCCCGGGCCACCACCAGCGGGTAGTACTTGTTCTCATCCAGGCCGCCCAGCAGATCGTCCTCGCCCACGTTGCAGGCGTAGATCACCGGCTTGGCGGAGAGCAGACCCAGCTCCTTGCGGGCCGCCTTCTGGGCGTCGTCCTCCTCGTCAAAGGCAAAGGTGCGGGCGGGCTTCTCGGCCTCCAGATGGGCGGCCAGCTCGGCCAACCAGGCAGCCTCGGCGGCCGCGGCCTTGTTGCCGGTCTTGGCGGCCTTCTGTTGGCGGCCCAGGCGGTTGTTCACCACTTCCAGGTCGGCCAGGATCAGCTCCAGGTCGATGGCGTCAATGTCCCGGATGGGGTCCACGCCCTCCGGCTTGTTCACATCCTCCACCACGTGGACGATGTTGTCGTCGTCGAAGCAGCGCACCACATGCACCAGGGCGTCGCACTCCCGGATGTGGCCCAGGAACTTGTTGCCCAGGCCGGCGCCGTGGGCGGCACCCTTCACGAGGCCGGCGATGTCCACGAATTCCACGATGGCGGGCGTCTTTTTATCGGTCTGCCACACCTCGGCCAGCTTGTCCAGGCGGGCGTCCGGCACGGCCACGATGCCGGAGTTCGGCTCGATGGTGCAGAACGGATAGTTGGCGGCCTGGGCGTTGCGGGTGGAGGTGATGGCATTGAACAGGGTCGATTTGCCCACGTTGGGCAATCCGACGATACCTAATTTCATATATCTCAACTCTCTTTCATTTTTCTCGTGTCTTCAATGGTTTCCGGGTTTCGAGGGGTGTCCTCCGCACCAATTCAGCACCAATT encodes the following:
- the malQ gene encoding 4-alpha-glucanotransferase, which codes for MMMELKRCSGILMPISSLPGGYGIGSLGAPARRFVDFLARAGQSVWQILPVGPTGYADSPYQSCSAFAGNPYFIDLDLLAKDGLLQRKDYAFLQWGTDEDRVEYGTLYNRRFPVLRKAYENFLKRRPVPGFETPYPDDWYRFQFLSADWLPDYCLYMAIKEENGMIDWQQWPRALRLREPAALAKFRAEHARELEFWAFLQYEFDRQWKALHAYAASKGISIMGDIPIYVAPDSADAWAGADLFETDAEGRPRRVAGCPPDYFAEDGQLWGNPLYDWDYHKRTGYAWWIGRVRHALSIYDILRIDHFRGFDTYWAIPAGDPTARNGRWEQGPGMELFRALHEAMGDLPIVAEDLGEMFPSVRQLLKESGFPGMKVLQFAFSGQDSEDLPHNYPRNCVAYPGTHDNNTLAGWFAGEVGTAGRQQAIDYFALTEQEGYLRGLLRGVLASPAALAVIPMADWLEAPAEARMNTPGKAQGNWQWRAEAKALTPALAKEIRTLTARYFRTEPQPPAGKEE
- a CDS encoding diguanylate cyclase domain-containing protein, whose amino-acid sequence is MKLKYTKEELAVEVTALEQVFDQVQIVDPYRGALLDPVTLEPGEECGSVPMLDDGGRGLQFDQDKMRIYQGIRVEDHPCVLLVHFRIPHDSNVSAGAQNSYDRAMAQYQDDMRRDYITGVYNARYIQEEYRSYAEKQAMQGKPVGAVMLRVNEYWNLRDKESEQAAECCLNTAAGILQLAVGTDRDHAVLARLEDGLFVAITVGMPAARLAQTIQEALESSRKVFSITLARRGTFTVSTASAEWGETSSWEMMLSLAQQRL
- a CDS encoding DUF523 domain-containing protein, whose product is MRILVSACLLGENCKYNGGNNRCEALLRRLQGHEVLPVCPEVLSGLGVPRPCVELRDGVAYNQYGENVDAAFRAGVEKALAQIEGQQIDLVVLQSRSPTCGVKQIYDGTFSRRLIPGQGMLAAALTARGYRVVDVEDIATVPEL
- a CDS encoding 5'-methylthioadenosine/adenosylhomocysteine nucleosidase, which codes for MIIGIMGAMPEEVDQLCARLQDVTCEHYAGVDYHCGTLQGRQVVVCCAGMGKANAASTVQVLCTRYGIDHLIFSGIAGNMTSKIGIGDVCVGETVFYHDAQLDMLAQSAPFLKEYRGDPALVQAALDACQACGVKAIAGRIATGDTFVGDAATKKAIEEKCHPDCVEMEGAAVSQVAGRNGVPCVVLRAMSDNADESGYEVLVVKQFSIADYVKTATEIVTTMIEHL
- the ychF gene encoding redox-regulated ATPase YchF, translated to MKLGIVGLPNVGKSTLFNAITSTRNAQAANYPFCTIEPNSGIVAVPDARLDKLAEVWQTDKKTPAIVEFVDIAGLVKGAAHGAGLGNKFLGHIRECDALVHVVRCFDDDNIVHVVEDVNKPEGVDPIRDIDAIDLELILADLEVVNNRLGRQQKAAKTGNKAAAAEAAWLAELAAHLEAEKPARTFAFDEEDDAQKAARKELGLLSAKPVIYACNVGEDDLLGGLDENKYYPLVVARAEAEGAQALPICAKTEEDIADSTPEEKLAFLQEMGIESTGLDKLIKASYELLGLISFLTDGKKECRAWTIKKGTKAPQAAGKIHSDFERGFIRAQVIHYQDLADADFNYAAVKSKGLQHTEGKDYVVQDGDVIEFLFNV